Below is a genomic region from Flavobacterium ginsengisoli.
CTGGATATACGTTGATTTCTTCTATTTTATAATTTTGATTTGCTTGCAATCCTTTTAATTTTATTGGAAGATGTGTTCCTGCTTCATATCTTGAATTAACAGAATAGCTGAAAACCACTCCTTCATTTCCATTTTTATTGACAAACATTACAGACGCAAGCATCATTTCCGTACGGATCTTGTAAACGATATTGGTCACCATGCCAAATAGTATTGCTTAATGCATGGTAATTTTTGATCGCTTGTTGTGTAAAAGTTAAGTCTTTATCGTTTAATTCTTTCACCACAATATCAAAACCTAATCTTCCCATCATAGCAACATCTGTACGGTATTTTAAAGGCTGTTTTCCCCAATCTGTAACGTGCGCTGCAATTGTTAAAGCAGGATAAAAATAAGAGTACTCATACTGCATATACACACGCTCTAAAGGATCTGTATTGTCACTTGGCCAGAATTCTGTAAAATATTTCAAAGCTCCGTAATCTACTCTTCCTCCACCACCAGAACAAAGCATCATTGGTACTGTTGGATATTTTACACGAATACGCTCTAATACTTTATA
It encodes:
- a CDS encoding GH36 C-terminal domain-containing protein — its product is MMLASVMFVNKNGNEGVVFSYSVNSRYEAGTHLPIKLKGLQANQNYKIEEINVYPDKKPVVETAVYSGDFLMQVGINPNVTPSNSSVVLKITKA